AGTTATGCCCTTGTTTTCGGTGACggcaaacacacagagacaggTGGTGACAGCTGCAGTGCAATCATAGTGGCCTTCAAAGGAGCGAACGGCGATGCTACCATTGCGCCCGCTCGTGAATGCGTGGCGCCtatcgctgctgaagagcgTTTTGGTCAGGGGAGTGACTCGTGCTGGCATTACCCGTCTAATCCGAAGTCACTTCCCCGCCACTGCATGTAATACAGCTTTCAGCCATGCAACGCGTGCCACTCTTTAGCGCGTGGGTGGCGCATACAGGTCCCAATGCTGTCGTCTGTCCTCGTCTCCATCACCTGGTCCAGCCGCTGGAACTCGAATGCGGCTACAGAGATTGCATACTCCATCTCGTGATTCACCTCGCAAAGGGGTATTAGCAATGATCCAGAACAGATGCTTGTTGGGTGTCTACTCCATCGTTGACGCCGTCCCGCTAGCTGTGAACGACAGCGCACGGGCTTGGCGTGCCGGATTTCCTGTGCAGCTAAGCCGCGGGCACGGCAGccccgcacacgcagctgGATGACTGTCGCTTATTCGCAACGATGTTCACCAAGCCAGAAAGTGCCTCTCGCACGTGGCATCCCATAGCGAGCCGCGTGCAATTGTGGAATCAGGCGTCGAACAGGGCTGGGCAGGTTCaggttgtcgtcgtcgtcggagATGGAGACGGAAATGGCAGATGCGGCGGCCGATTTCGGCACCACCTCGGAGGTTTTAGTGCCATTCACGCCTTTGTTCATTGTCGGCACATGCCAGCAGTGCCAAAACGTCAGTTTTACCACAAACGGCTCGactcacacgcacgtgcagctCGAAGAAGAACTCGGCAGGGACGAGAGGGACACGAGAAATGTCCTTGCAGAAGGCCTTTATCACTGTTGCGATCGTGTTCATGCAAAGCTTATTCAGTGGAAAACGTTGAGCTGCGGCAAGCGAGTAGGTGACCTCACACCGATACCCCGGTTGTCAACCCTTCACGCGGAGGCCATCGTCCGTCGTggcaaagcagcagagcgcATCAATACTTGCAGCGTAGGGGTGAACACGTATGCTAGTGTACCCTAACCCTCCCCTTTTCGAAAGAGTAGGTAAAGCAGAAACCAGAGAAGGAGCTAAACAGAAGCGTGGGATGAGGAcaagggtggaggtggtCCACATGCCAGACGCATTCCATCGGGTCTGCAGGTCGCTggtgtgcagcagtgcgaagAGTTGAGCAAGTGTGGgtaagagaggagagggaagtaTTGAAGCAAGAGTTCTGAGCGCTGAGGAGCAGGTGGTGAAGCGCCGGCGCACCCTCGCTCTTCGCACATATCGACGCCATAGCGGCGTTtaaaaaggagggggggaatcCAATTCGAACCACATCGAGTATGCTTAGCTGCAGACTGGGGACAGGGAGAAGACGGTCGAGAAAACCAGCCAGCTCTGCTGTCCTGTTTTGTCTCCCAATGGCCTCTTTCCCTGCGATTCAGCTACATGTGAACAaagcacgcatacacacgcatacacacgcatacacacgcatacacacgcatacacacgcatacacacgcatacacacacagacagacacagacagacaaaaAGCGTACTTCTCTGGCTTCTCTACTTCTTCTCCTTGCACATTCAGAACAGTTTAGGTAATAGATGTGAAGGCCTGCCACGGTGGTGCAGGACGGTGGAGGCGTATAGCAGGCCTTGTCTTTAGGAAGATCCGGAGAGAGAACAGGAAAAGGAGTGAGGTGGAACGGAGAAACATTTAAAAAAGCgtcaagagaaggaagaaaagcgacCAAGGAAGTTGCACCCAACACCAACAACGAGGCAACACAAAGATGGAAATCGAAACACTACAAACAATTACACGAGTGTCTGTCAAAGACGTGACAAGCAAGGGAGACACGAAGTATAGCGCCTCTGACGCGCAGAGGTCACGATCGCATCTCCGAGCGGCCGCGCAGCCAAGCCCCTtccctcacacgcacacacacagacgctcGCATGCAGGTAGGGGTAAGGGTGAAGGGGAACGAAATCGCACACCGTACAGATGTCCATgaaagcggagaagagaTCCCAGtacgcggcagcaccgggcCGGAACAGGAAGCGTAAAAAAACGACCCTcaaacacgcacgcaaaTAAGCCATCCCATCTATGGCCTGTTACTCGGCGAGCGGAAAGTACGGGTGGGTATGATGTTTACTTTTCTcagtctccctctcccactgcCATCCTCCCTTCTTAGCTGGTCTCAAGAGCGAAATCCTACAGACAGATGcttaaaaaaaaagaaaacaaaacaggTCGTTACTGTGTCGCACACTCCACCTGTtgggcaccaccaccaggcGCACTTCCTGCGGAGCGGCGAGagctgccaccgctaccgCCGCTGTAGCTACCACTCTCTTGCGAGGCCCACAGGCTacgcttctgctcctccagctgctcacGAGACTCGCGCATCACCCTCGCCCTCACGGTATTGCCTGGGGACGCTGATGCATCTCTCCCGGGTGCGCCAAAGGCGCTTTTGATGTTCTCCTTCTGCTCATCGTTCAGCTTGTTGGGCATCTTGAGGTGGGTGAAGATGTAGATATCACCGCGCTCTCCGGAGGTGCCAGGCAAACCCTCTCCAGTTATCTTGATCACCCCTTCTGGCTTTAAGACTTGATCAGCCGTCGTTTCAACGTTGACCGTGCGGCCGTCAAGTAATTTCAGTGGCATATGCAATCCCAgaagcgcctcctgcagcgtcacGTCCTTATTAACAATGAGGTCGTTGCCGCGGCGCTGAAAGACACGGTGGGGACTCAGCTCGACATGCAAGTGCATGTCTGCAGGCGGCGCCCCAGGTATCGTGCCGCCCTCGCCGCGCACTACGAGAGTCACATTCGACGGCACGCCGGCTGGAATCTCAATCGTGACGTCCTGCGATACGGTGCGGTAGCCCTTGCCGTGGCACTTAGGACACTGATCCTCGGGCTTCGCCATTGAGCCGGTCCCGCGGCACCGCGGACACTCGGAGATCGTCTGCTGCACCATGCCGGGTCCCATCCGGTGTTGTTGGACTACGTGTCCGGAGCCGCTGCACTGGGCACACTTGGGCTTCTCTGTCTTGCTTTTGCTGCCGAAGCCATTACACTCTGAACACACCTGCGGGCGGTTCACACGCATGGTCTTGGTCACGCCCTTGTACACATCCTCCAGAGTCAACCGCGTGCGCACCTCCAGCGGCTGGAGGGTAGGCGTTCCCTGACGACCACCAGGACCTCCGCCGAACATGTCGCCAAACCCGCCCATCCCACCCATTCCGCCGCGGAAGAACTCGGCAAAGATATCCTCAGCGGAGCGTCCCCCAGCGCCGAAGCCGCTCATGCCTGGGCCACCCATGTTTGGGTTTGTGGCCGCCTCGGAGCCATACTGGTCATAcaccttcctcttctcgggGTTACTAAGTACTTCGTACGCCTCGGCCACCTCTGCAAACTCCTCCTTGTTCCCGCCCTGGTCTGGGTGGGTCTCTAGCGCACGCTTCCGGTAAGCCTTCTTAATCTCCTTCAAGTCGGAATTTCGATCTACGCCGAGGGTCTTGTAGTAGTCCTTGTTGCCGCTAGAGTACAGACGgacgggggtggtggtggaacagaaggtgctggaggcggtAGATCCGGTGAGGACAGACGCGCTTGCACTGAAGGCGCATGCTCTTCTGCGTGTGGCCAACGCCGAGAGATGGCGGAGCATGGCAAACTGCAAGAGACAACGTAGAAATTTCAGACCGAGAAAAAGTGATGTGAGAATGTACACGACAGCGTCTCtctggaggaggagtgcaCTGCGGGACCGCACAGCGAGGAAAGCGGGAAGGGAATCGAACAAAGATGGCGCTGTGGATTCTGTAAACGATGAGAATGCCAAATGAGCGCGGCCGTCACGACTCAGAAATGCTTCAGCTTCTgacctcccctcctttccccgtGCTGCGTGCCCAACTTTGATTTCCGTGCGCTTGAAAATCACCCAAAGCCTCCCCACCGGGTCGTCTTCCAGCCTCAACAATAGCTGCACAGGGAAAGACTGTCGTTTGTTCCTCCACTTACCAGGCAACACACAGGAAGAAGGTGAAAAAGACTGGGCAGtcacacgcagcagccgcaacagcacacacacacgcgtgacAAGGGGCAGTGTACCTCTGTGATggtggaagcagcagcagagcgaaaagaagcgtcaatacacacacagaaaagggaggaggagcgctaAAATTCCGAGGAGAGGAACTGatcgaggggaggggggcggcaaCTTTGTCGAACGCACAAAAAAGTAAAGGACGCAAGAGAGTAACGATGCCAGGGATTATGGCTGCAGTTACTTCTGCGGCTGTGGGTCGAACAAGAGACACAACACACTGGTCGGCTTTCGCGTGTGCGGTGACGTATGGCaaatgtgtgtatgtgcctgtgtgtatgtgtgtgcgtgtgtgtgtgcctgtataTATGGGAAGTGCTTCGATCACGAAGCgtgtgaggagagaggggacaaAGCGATCTTTCTTATTTCCTTCGCATAGTAATGGGATTGAGCGATAACGATGGCCAGAAAGGGGAAACAAGAGCAGATGTAGAGTGGTCGAAACAGGTAAGAGAGGCCAGGGATGAAGCAGAGAGTGGGCGAACGCCATGCAGAATGATGCGGGGGGCCTAGTTCTGCGAGCGTTGAgttcccttcctctgctttcttccaacaaaaagaaagcagaaggagaggagactGTTGGTACATCGCAATTGGtaagctgctgcacatcacgcgcggcggcgcacaaTGAAATGGAGCACTACTCGAGCAGCAATATGGCAACAGGAGATCCTTTTCACAAAGAATCACTTGCGTTCATCATCTTATAAGGTATGTGAAGTCTGATATTCACCACGTCGTTATCCAAGCCATCGTCCCATGAGAGACCTCAGCGCCAGTGGACCGACACGACGTGTACGGGGTGTGAATGGTAGtcagaagggaaaaaagttACTTTGTATTGACTATGTGAAGCAAGCGGAGGTGTACACAGCTTCACAGGAGTGAAGGATCAAGTACATCGCATACTCTCACGTCTTCGTGagacgagaaaaaagtgCAGAGGGAAGGAGATATATTGTGCCAAGCCTCAATCCAACCGCCCACACAGATCCACAGAGACATGCGTTGATATAGTCACTCCTaccgctctgctgctgattgGCTTGAGTGAAAAAGAGctctcattttttttttgttatTACGGAGCGTCTATGTGGATTGGGACAAAGGAGCacgagaagaggcgcaggagcGAAGTCAGACTATACACTTCCATCTCCCTTGTTTATAGCAACCACATGAGCGTTCGTACCCTTTGTATCATCACCACAACTCCTAACCTGTCAGTCGGTACGTGCaacaaggaagaaaaaaactgGGAAAAGTGGCTGCTCAGAATCGCCTAAGTGGGAGAGACTCCCCGAACGGGTTGAGAGGACAGAAAACGTGGACACGATGGAGTGGGAGAACGAAAGAGATAGAAGTACAAAGAGCGTCCTTGGTGGAACTTGCCGCTGCCCCTGCATAGCCGAAGTCCATCTGCCCGCCCGTCTTTCACCACCATCATTACCACccttgctttccttttttcctATTGGGCTTTGTCTCGGTGGCAGGACGACCTGCTCCGGTACGGAAAGTCGACATCCCCAGCACTGtcgacagagggagaggggattTAAAAAGCACACAAAGAACCCATTAAGGGCGGAGATAACAGCCAGCCATCACAGGCAGATTCAACTTGAGCAAAGCTCCTCGGTAACACCGTATTACGAAGAAAGAAGCACCATGCAGTGACACAGAAAAGGCCGCATCCAGGACGGGCTGAGCGTTCAGCGAGTTTATAGAAAGAGCCAACACGCTCCGCCTCTCCTGGTGCCTTTCATGTTCCAACGAtacgcttctctctctctctgctacTGCAGCTCAGGCATTCGCAGTGTGCGCACGGTAGTGACAGTTCTCGCTCCTGTGGTTGCCCCCGCAGTGTTTGCACGGGTTCGCACGGAAGCAGTTCGCTGTGCTGTGTCCTAGTTGGCCGCAGCGGTCGCACTTGAGCAGCTCGGGGTGCTTCTGGAAGCAATTACGCGCCGTGTGACCCACACCTCCGCAGAAGGAGCAGCGTACGTTGCCGTTCAGCTTGCGGAAGCACTCCATCTCTGTGTGCCCCTTGCTACCACAGAAGCTGCAAACCCCGCCGGGGCCAATGTACCGCTCCAGCCAAGCCGTGTTTACCTGCGCCGGCTGGGCGTCAGCCTCTACTGTCACCGCATGCCCGACACCGTAGTGCTGAACATACTGCTCCGTCAACcgctccaccgctgcctccgaAACCTGCTGCGTCAGAGATGGAAAGTACGTGGAGAGAAGGTGAATGTGACGAACATCGTCCGCGGCGTACTCAAGGAAGTGCTCTGGCAGCGGACGCGTATCCCAAACAGGCCTGTCGCCGACCACCATGGCCGTCTGCACGGCGAAGTCGCCCTCCTGCCGGTGGATGCCGGCTACATTCTTGAGCACGTACGTCATGCCAGACCGTCGGTTCACGCTACGCAGCTTCCACTGCACGGCGGTAAAGAGAAGCTGCAAATCTAGGACGCGCTTCGGCACCAAACTCATCTGCGTGCTCAGCGCTTCAATGTCGCGTCGGCAGTCGAAGAAGAGTTTTCGAATCGTCTCGTCATTGAAGACGGGCCGGATCACCTGCGTGAAGATGGGAACTGACAAAGAAAGCACGTCGAACAAGAACACAACCGGTACCACGTCGCTGCAGGTCTGCACAAGCGACACACGACCAAGCTGAGGTGTTTTGGTTGCCTCCGAGGTGCAGAACGCCTCGATATCAATGGCGATCTGCCGACTACGCTGCAATACACCAACGGCCTCTTTCAGTTCCTTCTCGGTGCTAATTACCTGGTACGGATACTTCAGAATGGCGGCACAGTCGCTAGTCacgggagaagaggagagggatgaCGACACGTTCGACCAAGAAATCGTTTCTGGGGCGACAGTAGCACtagcgccactgctgctgcttccgccgACATCGCGCACACTCGACGACAAAGACGTGCCCTGCGAGATGGTCCGTATTGGCGTAGCTACAGCACTCCGCAGAAGCTTACGGAATGCAGTATGGCCGCAGAGCTGACAAGTTCTCATCCTCATCCGTTAAAACTCACCGAAGCTAAGGATCACGTGCTACAGCGACAAAAAAACAACGAGAAACGTCCGTGCTGCGTCTGCGAGGGTAATGGGCGCCGGGTCCTCACCTCTCGCCTGACAGGGCACTTCTTTCTGCTCTTTCCGCACACTCAGCGAGGCTCAGGCACACGACAAAAAGCCAAGGCCACAGCGAACGTCtacgacaaaaaaaaaaacaaaaagaaatcTCCTGGCACGCGCTTACAATCGAAAACGACAGGGTTGTGGGTGTGGCAATAGTTGGGAGATATCCTACTAGACGGAAGAGCAGGGAGGAGCACTCAAGTGAGCATAAGGCAGACGAAGAGCGACTCTAGCGGATACGCCTGCAACTTCAGTTCGTTTTTGCAGACACACCTCCCTCTTTATTTTTCGTTTTTTGAACTCCAGCCACGCCTTTTCGCTCCCTCCCCGATCTCAATTGTTCTCACACGACAAAAAAACAGAAGATGGTGAAGGGCACTgtagaggcagcagcgcgacaaTGCTGAGGTGGATGCTGATAAGTGACGAAGCTCGTAATGTCGTCCGAGAACAGAAAGACACACatgaaaaggagaaacaacTGAggatgagaggaggagatgggaaagaagagaattGAAGACTCGAGCGTTGAAGGGGGGTTTTGCATGGAAAGGAAGCACATGCAGTAccgaaaaagggggagacggagggaaagtaggcacacgcacacgtacatacAGAGGCAGgggcgaagggggaggaggaggcaaaccGCCAATAAGAAATGACGAATGACGAAGAGCGTTCGACAAGGACCTCacagggaaggaaaaggtgAAAACGTCGCGGGAATGCGCAACTGGGCGTACgtcagagagaaagagagagagagagaggggggggagcgagCCTCAGAGACAGCAACATAAGCAACAACGACGGCacgcgagaggggagaaaggggggtggttgtaaaaaaaaaaagtcgTGGTGAGGCTACAGGGATGTGCTtaaccaaaaaaaaagaaaatgaaaCGACTTGGGTGGATCACAACGGCAAAGACAACCTCACCGATACCTCGGCTGTTTTCGgccctcgcccctcccctttgtCTTCTCTCCGCCAAGTGGCACGCGAGATTTCCTCTTGTTAAaccgacacacacgaggTAGGCCGCAAAGAGAGGACGAAAGAACgccagagaaaaaagggggaaaagggaagtaGAAGACGAAAGGGAAAGCGTATTTTCTAGGTGTATTGGGCTCTTGCTGGAGTGTTTAGCAGGGAGAACGTGCGCAGAGCATAGATAATACGGAGAAAGTAcccagggagagaggcaagaaCAACACAATGCGcagggcaggggaggggagggggaaaaggcgcTTTAGAGCGCAACGTAAGTCTGGTCAGCTGAGAATGTCGGTCAAAAAGAAGAGATAATATCCCGGAACTATTACTGCAAAAGCgctaagagagagaggctcgACGTAGCCAGTGGCAGAGAAAAATATATGCAGAATGGGGAACAAACGTATTGAGTATgtggccgccgccccctcgtCCAGTGAACctgacagacagagagagagggagatgttGGCTAGCTCCTCTATGTcggagagaagaaagtgaGAGTGGTCGTGGCAAATGCAGTTGCCAAAACGCGTACAACGTATTTTGAATTGGTTGTTGAGGAAATAAATAATAatagaaaaggaaaacacaacAAGGAGCGAGCACAGAGATCGAGAGGCGTAGGTAAAAGGggagacagcagcgagcaTAACAGTAGCAGTCAAAAAGTTGAGAAAAAAACGATCACATGCGTATGCGGTGCGCGAAAAGACCAACACGTATTTTTCGCCTTTAGACCTTGTGTGGACACATATTCCGCAGGAGACGCAGACAAAGCCAATCCAAAGCCGCTGCACTGCTTCCCCTGCCATGGCGCCGCTTATCGCAGCGGTGCTTTGTGCTCTGTGCAGTGGCACccactttttctttttctttagGCCAGAGGCAATGATGAACCGATTGGCTTACGAGAAAACAATAAGAGAAACAGTGAGAaacgcttcttcttcgcagAGTTCGTGCACGTACATGTGCGCATCCTCATCACAGGCGCAAGCATACTAGTCAACATTCACCACGCACGCCAAAGTTTTTGGCGTCGGCCACCCGAGTAAAATACTGTCCGAGATGAGAGCATCGTAAACATCTGTtgggcggggtgggggggggcacggCTAGCTCACCGTGAGCATGTCGAAGTAGTTGCGTGTCATAAACCATAAGAGGCCCTCCTCACCCACGGCCTCGGCGGTGGGGCAGTCTTCGGTCCACGTGTCGAAAGACTCGACGGACGGCGCGCGGCCAAAGATCCAGATCTCCGGCTCcagcaagagagagcgctGCTTTGTCGAAGAGCGCGGTCCTTCATAGTGCAGCACGATCAGTGCTGCGTCTGTCGGCGCACTACAGCTctggggggagagggctATAGAAGGTTTTTGCAGCCCTAAATACGACTGCAGTGCTTGCTTCAAGCAGGACCACAGTCCAGCTCTACCCTCCACGTCTAACTCAGAAGCCTTTGCAGGCTTGATTGGATTCAGCCGACTCCCAAACCACGTGGGCCCCGGTCGAATCCCCCATCCCCAATCGTAGCGTGCGGTAccgtacacacgcagcaTACATCCGCTCGGCAGTAGCGCATCCACATCGCGACTAGTCCACGAGTGTCGGACAACCTCGCGTACATTACTCACCCGTGAGCGGAGCACCGGGCTCATCGTCACGACCGTGTCACTGTGGTCACGTTGAAGTGGGATGACGACGTAGTCGTGGCCATCGTAGATCTTTGGCGGTCGAGGTGCCCGGTAGAACTGGCCTGTCGGAGAGTACTCAATGTAGACGTGACGCAAACGCCCTATCCCTTCGAACGTTTGCCGAACGCGCTCAACGAGGTAGCGCAGCGAAGCCGGCATTTCCGCGAGGCGAATCTGGTCTCCCGAGCCCCAGGGTGCCTTCATGAGCTGGATGTCCTCAGCATGGTCGGCGATAATCCGCGTATGCGTCAGGAAACCAAAGTCAAGCAACGTGGACGACGATGCGAAAGAGTTCGACACAGTGCGTGCGTTCCCTTCGCTactctccgccgcctccttcgcgAGCGCTAGTTGTGCCGATCGTTCAATAGCGGTGATCTTGCGAGGATCCACGGTATTGCCAAGCGTCCGCGACCAGCGCTGAACCTCGTTAAGTAAAACGTTCCGC
This DNA window, taken from Leishmania panamensis strain MHOM/PA/94/PSC-1 chromosome 34 sequence, encodes the following:
- a CDS encoding chaperone protein DNAj, putative (TriTrypDB/GeneDB-style sysID: LpmP.34.2830); translated protein: MLRHLSALATRRRACAFSASASVLTGSTASSTFCSTTTPVRLYSSGNKDYYKTLGVDRNSDLKEIKKAYRKRALETHPDQGGNKEEFAEVAEAYEVLSNPEKRKVYDQYGSEAATNPNMGGPGMSGFGAGGRSAEDIFAEFFRGGMGGMGGFGDMFGGGPGGRQGTPTLQPLEVRTRLTLEDVYKGVTKTMRVNRPQVCSECNGFGSKSKTEKPKCAQCSGSGHVVQQHRMGPGMVQQTISECPRCRGTGSMAKPEDQCPKCHGKGYRTVSQDVTIEIPAGVPSNVTLVVRGEGGTIPGAPPADMHLHVELSPHRVFQRRGNDLIVNKDVTLQEALLGLHMPLKLLDGRTVNVETTADQVLKPEGVIKITGEGLPGTSGERGDIYIFTHLKMPNKLNDEQKENIKSAFGAPGRDASASPGNTVRARVMRESREQLEEQKRSLWASQESGSYSGGSGGSSRRSAGSAPGGGAQQVECATQ
- a CDS encoding hypothetical protein (TriTrypDB/GeneDB-style sysID: LpmP.34.2840) produces the protein MRTCQLCGHTAFRKLLRSAVATPIRTISQGTSLSSSVRDVGGSSSSGASATVAPETISWSNVSSSLSSSPVTSDCAAILKYPYQVISTEKELKEAVGVLQRSRQIAIDIEAFCTSEATKTPQLGRVSLVQTCSDVVPVVFLFDVLSLSVPIFTQVIRPVFNDETIRKLFFDCRRDIEALSTQMSLVPKRVLDLQLLFTAVQWKLRSVNRRSGMTYVLKNVAGIHRQEGDFAVQTAMVVGDRPVWDTRPLPEHFLEYAADDVRHIHLLSTYFPSLTQQVSEAAVERLTEQYVQHYGVGHAVTVEADAQPAQVNTAWLERYIGPGGVCSFCGSKGHTEMECFRKLNGNVRCSFCGGVGHTARNCFQKHPELLKCDRCGQLGHSTANCFRANPCKHCGGNHRSENCHYRAHTANA
- a CDS encoding hypothetical protein (TriTrypDB/GeneDB-style sysID: LpmP.34.2850), with product MDPDGTIYPATTDADMEFFRRVAPASAVAAAEAIAAPLQQQRAKLQRTTVVSAATAGAHGVSLTAKENIGACVRSNVLPPEMRNVLLNEVQRWSRTLGNTVDPRKITAIERSAQLALAKEAAESSEGNARTVSNSFASSSTLLDFGFLTHTRIIADHAEDIQLMKAPWGSGDQIRLAEMPASLRYLVERVRQTFEGIGRLRHVYIEYSPTGQFYRAPRPPKIYDGHDYVVIPLQRDHSDTVVTMSPVLRSRVSNVREVVRHSWTSRDVDALLPSGCMLRVYGTARYDWGWGIRPGPTWFGSRLNPIKPAKASELDVEGRAGLWSCLKQALQSYLGLQKPSIALSPQSCSAPTDAALIVLHYEGPRSSTKQRSLLLEPEIWIFGRAPSVESFDTWTEDCPTAEAVGEEGLLWFMTRNYFDMLTVS